The proteins below come from a single Chryseobacterium sp. MA9 genomic window:
- the aat gene encoding leucyl/phenylalanyl-tRNA--protein transferase: MVRLDENEISFPDPELYDGHEGVVAFGGDLSVERIWFAYQLGIFPWYNPGEEILWWCPDPRFVLLPEEIKVSKSMRKILNRNVFTFSENKNFREVIRNCQNANRKGQSGTWLSDELMHSFIQLHEYGLAKSIEVWQDEELVGGFYGLQIGSVFCGESMFAKVSNASKAGFIHFVESNKNNIELIDCQSHTEHLESLGAKMISKKEFLKILHENNERG; this comes from the coding sequence ATGGTTCGATTAGACGAAAACGAGATTTCATTTCCTGACCCTGAACTGTATGATGGTCATGAAGGAGTGGTTGCTTTTGGTGGTGATTTGTCTGTAGAGCGTATCTGGTTTGCTTATCAACTTGGTATCTTCCCTTGGTACAATCCCGGAGAAGAAATCTTATGGTGGTGTCCGGATCCAAGGTTTGTACTGCTACCTGAAGAAATAAAGGTTTCAAAATCAATGAGAAAAATATTAAACAGGAATGTTTTTACTTTTTCGGAAAACAAAAATTTCAGGGAAGTAATCAGGAACTGTCAAAACGCGAACCGAAAAGGCCAGTCCGGGACATGGCTTTCTGATGAGCTGATGCATTCTTTTATCCAGCTTCATGAATATGGCCTTGCCAAAAGTATTGAAGTGTGGCAGGATGAAGAGCTTGTGGGTGGTTTTTACGGATTACAGATTGGCAGCGTATTTTGTGGAGAAAGTATGTTTGCTAAAGTGAGCAATGCTTCCAAGGCAGGATTTATCCATTTTGTAGAGAGCAACAAAAACAACATTGAATTAATTGATTGTCAATCTCATACAGAGCATCTTGAAAGCCTGGGTGCTAAAATGATTTCTAAAAAAGAATTTCTAAAAATCTTACACGAAAATAATGAACGCGGATAA
- a CDS encoding DinB family protein, whose amino-acid sequence MDTLSQLKSELEGEFQTTKKFIELFPEGKNDFAPHEKSMKMMPLATHLVEVFEWPNTILKTSELDFAKGDYKPTILSTRDDLMKKLEDDYQSAKTALENSSEEDLSPSWTIKNDGHELASWSKYGAIRHALNQITHHRAQLGVYYRLNNIPLPGSYGPSADQQSF is encoded by the coding sequence ATGGACACTTTATCTCAATTAAAATCCGAACTGGAGGGAGAATTCCAAACCACAAAAAAATTTATTGAACTGTTCCCTGAAGGAAAAAATGACTTCGCTCCCCATGAAAAAAGCATGAAAATGATGCCTCTTGCCACCCATCTTGTAGAAGTTTTTGAATGGCCGAACACCATTTTGAAAACTTCTGAACTGGATTTTGCCAAAGGAGATTACAAACCTACCATTCTTTCTACAAGAGATGATCTCATGAAAAAACTGGAAGACGATTACCAATCAGCAAAAACAGCATTAGAAAACAGTTCGGAAGAGGATCTGAGCCCAAGCTGGACCATTAAAAATGACGGCCATGAACTGGCAAGCTGGAGTAAATACGGAGCCATCCGACATGCATTAAACCAGATTACGCATCACAGAGCACAACTGGGTGTGTATTACAGACTGAACAACATTCCTTTGCCGGGAAGCTATGGGCCTTCAGCTGACCAGCAAAGTTTTTAG
- the glmM gene encoding phosphoglucosamine mutase gives MSLIKSISGIRGTIGGRVNDNLTPLDVVKFASAFGTWLQNNKNKKDLTLVIGRDARISGQMVSSLVTATLQGLGINVVDLGLSTTPTVEIMVPELNADGGIILTASHNPKQWNALKLLNEKGEFITGENGAEVLALAESEDFNYAEVDDLGKYETRDDAFDIHIQQILDLPMVDVEAIKAKNFKVALDAVNSTGGIAIPMLLDKLGCETIKLYCEPTGHFPHNPEPLKEHLGDICELMKKENADVGVVVDPDVDRLALIDEKGEMFGEEYTLVAVADYLLKHKKGAAISNLSSSRALRDVARSHDSEYFASAVGEVNVVTLMKEKNAVIGGEGNGGIIYPDLHYGRDSLVGVALFLTHLAKENKTVSELRAGYPSYFMGKKKIELTPEIDVDAILSKMEQEYQNEEVSTVDGVKIDFENNWVHLRKSNTEPIIRIYTEAQSQEEADQLGDDIIAKIKSLI, from the coding sequence ATGTCATTAATAAAATCTATTTCCGGAATTCGCGGAACCATTGGTGGAAGGGTAAATGATAACTTAACACCGCTGGATGTAGTAAAATTCGCATCCGCATTCGGAACCTGGCTTCAAAATAATAAAAACAAAAAAGATCTTACCCTTGTCATCGGAAGAGACGCCAGAATTTCTGGTCAGATGGTTTCTTCTTTAGTTACTGCTACCTTGCAGGGATTGGGGATTAATGTGGTAGATCTTGGCCTTTCTACAACGCCAACAGTTGAAATAATGGTTCCTGAGCTGAATGCAGACGGAGGAATCATCCTTACCGCTTCCCACAACCCAAAACAGTGGAATGCCCTTAAATTATTGAACGAAAAAGGTGAATTCATCACTGGGGAAAACGGTGCTGAGGTATTGGCTTTAGCAGAAAGTGAAGACTTCAATTATGCAGAAGTAGATGATCTTGGAAAATATGAAACAAGAGACGATGCTTTTGATATCCATATTCAGCAGATCCTGGATTTACCAATGGTAGATGTAGAAGCGATCAAAGCTAAAAACTTTAAAGTAGCTCTGGATGCGGTAAACTCTACAGGAGGTATTGCCATTCCTATGCTTTTGGATAAATTAGGCTGTGAAACCATCAAATTGTACTGTGAGCCTACAGGACATTTCCCACACAATCCTGAACCTTTGAAAGAACATTTGGGAGACATCTGTGAATTGATGAAGAAAGAAAATGCAGACGTAGGAGTTGTAGTAGATCCGGATGTAGACAGATTGGCCCTGATTGATGAAAAGGGCGAAATGTTCGGTGAAGAATATACCTTGGTTGCAGTTGCTGATTATCTGTTGAAACACAAAAAAGGGGCAGCTATTTCCAATCTTTCTTCTAGCCGTGCTTTGAGAGATGTGGCACGTTCGCATGACTCAGAATACTTTGCCAGTGCTGTGGGAGAAGTAAACGTAGTGACTTTAATGAAAGAAAAAAATGCCGTCATAGGTGGAGAAGGAAACGGAGGAATTATCTATCCTGATTTACATTACGGAAGAGACTCTTTGGTGGGAGTTGCCCTATTCTTAACGCATTTAGCCAAAGAAAATAAAACTGTTTCTGAACTGAGAGCAGGATACCCAAGCTATTTCATGGGTAAAAAGAAGATAGAACTGACTCCGGAGATTGATGTAGATGCTATTTTAAGCAAAATGGAGCAGGAATATCAGAATGAAGAAGTTTCTACAGTAGATGGTGTTAAAATAGACTTTGAAAACAATTGGGTTCATCTTAGAAAATCTAATACAGAGCCAATTATCAGAATTTATACTGAAGCTCAATCTCAGGAAGAAGCTGATCAGTTAGGAGATGATATCATTGCTAAAATTAAGAGTTTAATCTAA
- a CDS encoding zinc-binding alcohol dehydrogenase family protein, translating into MKAAVVFEKGSIPQYMDFPEPEVQENEILVSVKAASIKNLDKARAGGNHYSTENQEHQPTIIGTDGAGYLENGNKVYFFSKKGTVSEKAAVDKKMIILIPEELDFSLAAALPNAVMGSAMALKFKAGLQPGNTVLINGATGITGRIAVQIAKLYGAGRVIVTGRNEESLQSLLELGADEVISLKLDDHDFKQKIKEIHNQTPIDIILDYIWGHSVEMILSAFKGDGTFSHKTKLVTIGGMSGDTIQLSSQILRGTDIQISGSGLGSWTKEESALLFSEIIPEMYQAAVEGKIKMETEDVDIKNIEASWNAEIQSGKRLVIRI; encoded by the coding sequence ATGAAAGCAGCAGTAGTATTTGAAAAAGGAAGCATCCCTCAATACATGGATTTCCCAGAGCCTGAAGTACAGGAAAATGAAATTTTGGTTTCAGTAAAAGCAGCCTCCATTAAAAATCTTGACAAAGCCAGAGCAGGTGGAAATCACTATTCAACAGAAAACCAGGAGCATCAGCCAACAATTATTGGAACAGATGGAGCAGGATATCTTGAAAACGGAAATAAAGTCTATTTTTTCAGCAAAAAAGGAACTGTATCCGAAAAAGCCGCAGTAGATAAAAAAATGATCATTCTGATTCCTGAAGAGCTGGATTTTTCTTTAGCAGCCGCATTGCCAAACGCTGTTATGGGATCAGCGATGGCTTTGAAATTCAAGGCCGGACTGCAGCCGGGAAATACTGTCCTGATTAATGGAGCAACAGGAATTACAGGCAGAATCGCTGTTCAGATTGCCAAACTATATGGAGCTGGAAGGGTCATCGTTACCGGTAGAAATGAAGAATCTTTGCAGTCTTTACTTGAGTTGGGTGCTGATGAGGTGATTTCACTCAAGCTGGATGATCATGATTTTAAACAAAAAATAAAAGAAATTCACAACCAGACGCCTATAGATATTATTTTGGATTATATCTGGGGCCATTCTGTAGAAATGATATTGTCCGCCTTTAAAGGAGACGGAACTTTTTCCCATAAAACAAAACTGGTAACAATAGGAGGAATGAGCGGAGATACTATTCAGCTTTCTTCACAGATTCTCAGAGGGACTGATATTCAGATTTCCGGATCAGGGTTGGGAAGCTGGACGAAAGAAGAATCTGCACTTCTTTTTTCAGAAATCATTCCGGAAATGTATCAGGCAGCTGTAGAAGGAAAAATTAAAATGGAAACAGAAGACGTTGATATTAAAAATATCGAAGCCTCCTGGAATGCTGAGATACAAAGCGGAAAACGTCTCGTCATAAGAATTTAA
- a CDS encoding FeoA family protein has product MGKILGYDNDHLKMPNKIIEMGLLPETTFRILYQAPFSGPMYVEFGAEKSRIALREEEGDYIIVEELN; this is encoded by the coding sequence ATGGGGAAGATATTGGGGTATGATAATGACCATCTGAAAATGCCCAATAAAATCATTGAAATGGGGCTTCTTCCGGAAACCACTTTCAGAATTTTGTATCAGGCTCCGTTCAGCGGGCCAATGTATGTGGAGTTTGGAGCAGAAAAAAGCCGGATTGCTCTTCGTGAGGAAGAAGGAGATTACATCATTGTTGAAGAATTGAATTAA
- a CDS encoding DMT family transporter, producing MNADKEKWVLLIILSIIWGSSFILIKKSLEHFNPFQVGSLRVLIAGIILLPIAISNYKLFPKKHLKWLILAAFTGNFIPMFLFPIAETEVSSSIAGIINSMMPIFVIIVGGLVWKFETTKKQIIGTLISFTGVCILAFGGGDGGELKMIPILLLLLATLCYALSTTTVKSKLMEVSSTVLSAFVFSFVLLFPSIIALTGTGFFSEFSFSKDNLLGLMFVSLLSVFGTGLAMMMNYRLLKVSTPLFASTVTLVMPIVAIIWGILDGEKLTYLQFIGAGIIIAGLLFLRTNSKK from the coding sequence ATGAACGCGGATAAAGAAAAATGGGTTCTTCTGATTATCCTGAGTATTATCTGGGGATCATCCTTTATTTTGATTAAAAAATCTCTCGAGCATTTTAATCCTTTTCAGGTAGGTTCTTTAAGAGTTCTTATTGCCGGGATTATTTTGCTTCCAATTGCCATTTCAAATTATAAGCTTTTCCCCAAAAAACATCTGAAGTGGTTAATTTTGGCTGCTTTTACAGGAAATTTTATTCCGATGTTCCTTTTTCCGATCGCAGAAACTGAAGTCAGCAGCAGTATTGCGGGAATCATCAACTCTATGATGCCTATTTTTGTGATTATTGTAGGAGGATTGGTATGGAAGTTCGAGACGACAAAAAAACAAATTATAGGAACATTAATAAGCTTCACAGGAGTCTGCATTCTTGCATTTGGCGGCGGTGATGGCGGGGAACTGAAAATGATCCCAATCCTGCTGTTATTATTAGCTACTTTATGTTATGCCCTGAGTACAACGACTGTCAAATCAAAGCTTATGGAGGTTTCTTCCACTGTTTTATCAGCTTTTGTGTTCTCATTTGTTTTGTTATTTCCTTCTATTATTGCATTGACAGGCACCGGATTCTTTTCGGAATTCAGTTTTTCGAAAGATAATCTGCTGGGCCTTATGTTTGTGAGTCTTTTATCGGTTTTCGGAACCGGACTGGCGATGATGATGAATTATCGCTTGCTGAAAGTTTCCACCCCTCTTTTTGCATCTACAGTTACTTTAGTAATGCCTATTGTTGCTATTATATGGGGAATTTTAGATGGTGAAAAACTGACTTATTTACAATTTATAGGAGCAGGAATCATTATTGCCGGGCTACTATTTTTAAGAACAAATTCAAAAAAGTAA
- a CDS encoding tetratricopeptide repeat protein — MEEYFGNELVKKFEEMMENNDEFYFDTEELEDIIVYYLELGDFNYADMAVNYGLKLHPNSLDIKIKRLEILLEWEEYNMAKELINELKGASMENTDFLVCYAKYYSSLGNPRKSIEICKKALTLEEEENFLHNFIADEYVNLGDPFNALKHYRKALKEDPTDEYSLENCMVCFSDLNKSEEAIAFLNEYLDEFPYSETAWFEYGQFYFNRKNYDEAIRGYDYLLAINSNSVGVYANKSACYEAMGQYQKAIDTYEEMLELEYTKAFTFYKIGLCNKALKQPILALNAFQKSLREDPQFYLAMMEQSYLYEEMGGMSEALHYAKEATQLNENNLDYQKRLAFLFIDSGKFEESLSCLKKLVDAEPTRFYNWYAYSEVLMLVGEYEDAVTVLNSAIKKHHRAELFYQLSNCFFNLKDQDKGTESLQKALDLDPSLVKDMQKKYPFIKDEVKKVKATKVRKKN; from the coding sequence TTGGAAGAGTATTTTGGAAATGAACTTGTAAAAAAGTTCGAGGAAATGATGGAAAACAATGACGAATTCTACTTTGATACAGAAGAGTTAGAAGACATTATTGTTTATTATTTGGAGCTTGGTGATTTTAATTACGCTGATATGGCGGTTAATTATGGTCTAAAGCTTCATCCCAATTCGTTGGATATTAAGATCAAAAGACTTGAGATCCTTCTGGAGTGGGAAGAGTATAATATGGCGAAGGAACTTATCAACGAGTTAAAAGGTGCTTCTATGGAGAACACTGACTTTTTGGTTTGTTACGCCAAATATTATTCGAGCTTAGGAAATCCCAGAAAATCCATTGAAATTTGTAAAAAAGCTTTGACATTAGAGGAAGAAGAAAACTTTCTCCACAACTTTATTGCGGATGAATATGTGAATCTCGGAGATCCTTTTAACGCACTTAAACATTACAGAAAAGCACTGAAAGAAGATCCAACGGATGAATATTCGCTGGAAAACTGTATGGTGTGTTTCAGTGACCTGAATAAGAGCGAGGAGGCTATAGCCTTTCTTAATGAATATTTAGATGAATTCCCTTATTCTGAAACCGCTTGGTTTGAATACGGACAATTCTATTTCAACAGGAAAAATTATGATGAAGCCATAAGAGGCTACGATTATTTGTTGGCAATCAATTCAAACTCCGTAGGAGTGTATGCCAATAAATCAGCTTGTTATGAGGCGATGGGACAATACCAGAAAGCTATCGACACTTATGAAGAAATGCTGGAGCTGGAATACACAAAAGCATTTACTTTTTATAAGATCGGATTGTGCAATAAGGCGCTAAAACAGCCTATTCTAGCTTTAAACGCATTCCAGAAATCATTGAGAGAAGACCCTCAGTTTTATCTTGCAATGATGGAGCAGTCTTACCTTTATGAAGAAATGGGCGGAATGTCTGAAGCTTTGCATTATGCTAAAGAAGCTACCCAGCTGAATGAAAACAATCTTGATTATCAAAAAAGATTAGCGTTTTTATTCATCGATTCAGGAAAGTTTGAAGAAAGCCTTTCCTGTCTTAAAAAGCTGGTGGATGCGGAACCTACAAGGTTCTACAACTGGTATGCCTACTCAGAAGTTTTGATGTTGGTAGGAGAGTACGAAGATGCGGTAACTGTTTTGAATAGTGCCATAAAAAAGCATCACAGAGCTGAGCTGTTTTATCAGTTGAGTAATTGTTTTTTCAATCTGAAAGATCAGGATAAAGGAACAGAATCACTTCAGAAAGCATTAGACCTTGATCCGTCTTTAGTTAAGGATATGCAGAAAAAATATCCTTTTATTAAAGATGAAGTGAAAAAAGTTAAGGCTACTAAAGTGAGGAAAAAGAACTAG
- the feoB gene encoding ferrous iron transport protein B: MQENKKKQILLVGNPNVGKSTVFNTLCNKKQKTGNYAGVTVASHSGNYAYKNEEVEVIDLPGSYSVYPSSEDEAIFSKYLIDEQKNYAGVVYILEALSLKRGLLLFQQIQDLGIPMILIVNQIDQAERRGITIDIQKFSEALGIKIIQTNAKEQIGIEEVREAVYNNEFVKTDQVSFETPNEHRDFIQKLAAHKGFDNEYKAWMSLSLGTDLGRISSVMEQLNESDSKSLVPKRLQVQETVRRYQNVDRILEDVISKKVQFKELLTEKLDKVLVHKFWGYVVFLAILLVIFQSVFFLAEYPMNWIESTFSWLAAFTSEHLPEGPINSLISNGIVPGIGGIVVFAPQIGILLYFLYLLEDSGYMARVVFLMDRLLRPFGLNGKSIVPLVSGTACAIPAVISTRNIENVKERLLTILVTPFMTCSARLPVYSIIIGLIISEGTFLGIKYKALVLMGMYLLGFLVALFSAAILKRFIKSKGKTYLVMDLPAYKKPLFGYDFKMVLGKVWDFITGAGKIIFIVSVIIWFLSYFGPSQKADEFVATDVHLDHSYLAKMGKGIEPAIAPLGYDWKMGVGILTSFVAREVFVGTMSTLYSLEDDAPEVKVIDKMRRDVKPNGEKVFSFATGISVLLFYAFAMQCVSTLAVVYRETKSWKWTGFQVVMMTGLAYFVSMIVYQILK; the protein is encoded by the coding sequence ATGCAGGAAAACAAGAAAAAACAGATACTTTTAGTCGGAAATCCTAATGTAGGAAAGTCAACGGTTTTTAATACGCTTTGCAACAAAAAGCAGAAGACCGGAAACTATGCCGGCGTTACCGTTGCAAGTCATTCGGGGAACTATGCTTATAAAAATGAAGAAGTTGAGGTGATAGACCTTCCAGGTTCTTACAGCGTTTACCCGAGTTCAGAAGATGAAGCTATTTTTTCCAAATACCTTATTGATGAGCAGAAAAACTATGCAGGAGTTGTTTATATTCTTGAAGCACTAAGTTTAAAAAGAGGACTGCTTCTGTTTCAACAGATCCAGGACCTTGGAATTCCAATGATTCTGATTGTCAATCAGATTGATCAGGCAGAAAGAAGAGGAATCACAATAGATATTCAGAAATTTTCCGAAGCATTAGGCATTAAAATTATTCAGACCAATGCCAAAGAGCAGATCGGGATTGAGGAAGTAAGAGAAGCTGTTTACAATAATGAATTTGTAAAAACAGATCAGGTTTCTTTTGAAACACCGAACGAACACAGAGACTTTATTCAGAAACTGGCAGCACATAAAGGTTTCGATAATGAATACAAAGCCTGGATGAGCCTTTCACTGGGAACAGACCTTGGCAGAATAAGCTCAGTAATGGAACAGCTAAATGAATCTGATTCTAAAAGCTTGGTTCCAAAAAGATTACAGGTTCAGGAAACTGTAAGAAGATATCAGAATGTAGACAGAATACTGGAAGATGTAATTTCTAAAAAAGTCCAATTCAAAGAATTATTAACTGAAAAACTGGATAAAGTTTTAGTACATAAATTCTGGGGCTATGTAGTTTTTTTAGCGATCTTACTGGTTATTTTCCAAAGCGTTTTCTTCCTTGCAGAATATCCGATGAACTGGATCGAAAGTACATTCTCATGGCTTGCAGCATTCACCAGCGAACACCTTCCTGAAGGACCTATTAATTCACTTATTTCAAACGGAATCGTCCCGGGAATAGGAGGAATTGTCGTTTTTGCACCACAGATCGGAATCCTATTGTACTTCCTTTATCTATTGGAAGATTCAGGATATATGGCTAGAGTAGTATTCCTAATGGACAGATTGCTTCGTCCGTTTGGGCTAAACGGGAAAAGTATTGTTCCGCTGGTATCAGGAACCGCTTGTGCTATTCCTGCGGTAATTTCCACAAGAAATATTGAAAACGTAAAAGAAAGATTGCTTACCATCTTGGTAACACCTTTTATGACATGTTCTGCAAGACTTCCGGTTTATAGTATTATTATCGGACTGATTATCTCAGAAGGAACTTTTTTAGGAATAAAATATAAAGCGCTGGTTTTGATGGGAATGTATCTCCTGGGCTTCTTAGTCGCTTTATTCTCCGCAGCAATCCTTAAAAGATTTATTAAAAGTAAAGGAAAAACATATCTGGTAATGGACCTTCCAGCCTATAAAAAACCACTTTTTGGCTACGACTTTAAAATGGTTTTAGGAAAAGTATGGGACTTTATTACCGGAGCTGGAAAAATAATTTTCATTGTAAGTGTCATTATCTGGTTCCTGAGCTATTTCGGGCCAAGCCAGAAAGCAGATGAATTTGTAGCAACAGATGTTCACCTTGATCATTCTTACCTTGCCAAAATGGGTAAAGGAATAGAACCTGCTATCGCTCCGTTAGGGTACGATTGGAAAATGGGAGTAGGAATTCTTACAAGTTTCGTAGCAAGAGAAGTATTTGTGGGAACAATGTCTACACTTTACAGCCTGGAAGATGATGCTCCGGAGGTAAAGGTAATTGATAAAATGAGAAGAGATGTAAAACCAAACGGAGAAAAAGTCTTCAGTTTTGCAACCGGAATCTCGGTTCTTCTTTTCTATGCATTTGCAATGCAGTGTGTTTCTACACTTGCAGTAGTCTACAGAGAAACCAAAAGCTGGAAATGGACCGGCTTTCAGGTGGTCATGATGACAGGTTTGGCATATTTTGTGTCGATGATAGTATATCAGATTTTAAAGTAA
- a CDS encoding GLPGLI family protein, whose product MKKLFSVFLIALFAFAGAQESKETANRFFYELTFKPKKDSAKLEKVIMALDIVKDRSVYRDFTAIGQDSILKVQFEAMQKAGVYKDLSKSFKMPKFSAKIVKTYPDMKIQYIERIASGFSPMSIGYNETLKLDWKISNEKAKIGTYNAQKATTEFAGNKWTAWFSSELPFQDGPYKFSGLPGLIVKIEDEGKNYSWVLQGNKKVPNWEELTYMEKLSNIGLKVTEMPREKFEKTFNDFKKDPFASVRPMMTQEMMSKSIPGMDGTIGDMMKKQEKMYKDFFNANDNPIEKEQASDKKKK is encoded by the coding sequence ATGAAAAAGTTATTCTCCGTATTTCTCATTGCTCTTTTTGCGTTTGCGGGAGCTCAGGAATCAAAGGAAACTGCTAACCGTTTCTTTTATGAACTGACTTTTAAACCGAAAAAAGATTCAGCGAAGCTTGAGAAAGTAATTATGGCTCTTGATATAGTTAAAGACAGATCTGTTTATAGAGATTTTACGGCTATTGGACAAGATTCTATTCTGAAAGTTCAATTTGAAGCAATGCAAAAGGCAGGAGTCTATAAAGATCTATCTAAATCTTTCAAAATGCCAAAGTTTTCTGCAAAAATAGTGAAGACATATCCAGATATGAAAATCCAATATATTGAGAGAATTGCAAGCGGATTTTCTCCTATGAGCATTGGATATAACGAAACATTAAAATTAGACTGGAAAATTTCTAACGAAAAAGCAAAAATTGGAACTTATAATGCTCAGAAGGCAACAACTGAATTTGCAGGAAATAAATGGACGGCTTGGTTCAGTTCAGAGCTTCCTTTTCAGGATGGACCGTATAAATTTTCAGGACTTCCGGGCTTAATCGTAAAGATTGAAGACGAAGGCAAAAATTATTCCTGGGTACTTCAGGGAAATAAAAAAGTTCCAAACTGGGAAGAATTGACATACATGGAAAAGCTTTCTAATATTGGTTTAAAAGTGACTGAAATGCCGAGAGAAAAGTTTGAAAAAACGTTCAATGATTTCAAAAAAGATCCTTTTGCTTCTGTAAGGCCTATGATGACCCAAGAAATGATGTCTAAATCAATTCCTGGAATGGATGGAACAATTGGAGACATGATGAAGAAGCAAGAAAAGATGTATAAAGATTTCTTCAATGCCAATGACAATCCAATAGAAAAAGAGCAAGCTTCTGATAAGAAGAAAAAATAA
- a CDS encoding Crp/Fnr family transcriptional regulator, translating into MSPFFFISDMFEHIKKKFPFPKEKWRKFLGSFERMEVPAKTLLLKEDEVSCNAYYIEKGMVRAWYNNDGKDVTFQFFLENTMFSSLESFKKGLPSMVSFETIEPCILYRINKPDVEAFLEEVYENPELRNLFMDALFERVFDYMKHFFSFIKDTPQQRYLNLVKQKPEIIKRVPQHYIASYLGITTVHLSRIKSKILKEGP; encoded by the coding sequence ATGAGTCCGTTCTTTTTTATATCAGACATGTTTGAGCATATCAAAAAAAAGTTTCCCTTCCCTAAAGAAAAATGGAGAAAATTCCTGGGCAGCTTTGAACGCATGGAAGTTCCTGCCAAAACCTTACTTTTAAAAGAAGATGAGGTTTCCTGTAATGCCTATTATATTGAAAAGGGAATGGTGAGAGCATGGTATAATAATGACGGAAAAGACGTAACATTCCAGTTTTTTCTTGAAAATACAATGTTTTCTTCCCTTGAAAGCTTTAAAAAAGGCTTACCAAGCATGGTGTCATTTGAGACCATAGAGCCCTGTATTTTATACAGAATCAACAAACCTGATGTAGAAGCTTTCCTGGAAGAAGTCTATGAAAATCCAGAGCTCAGAAATCTCTTTATGGATGCTCTTTTTGAAAGAGTATTCGATTATATGAAACATTTCTTTTCCTTCATTAAAGATACGCCTCAGCAGAGATACCTGAACCTGGTTAAACAAAAGCCGGAGATTATCAAAAGAGTTCCCCAGCATTATATTGCCTCCTATCTTGGTATTACTACGGTACATCTCAGCAGAATTAAAAGTAAAATACTGAAAGAAGGACCTTAA
- a CDS encoding DUF4421 family protein, translated as MNLFKAGLLILFSLFAAQVKAQSDTANTKSYADQVMIRVNLDTNIESYVFSEGEGKNANETILSINNKTKTSFSVDYRIISATVSFSPRFLEGNNDDEMKGKSSYTDLSFRFFPGRFIQNVYYKNVRGFYVENMKDLSPEWQEGRDPYIQFPDLRVQTFGGSTSYILNKNFSARSIYTQGEWQKKSSGSWVPFLDYDLTIFRNTIDGVKSKETQYNIGGNIGYFYNWVIGKNVNISPYLALGVGGKFSSYRDIQNEGTKENAQYATIRMQGGLHVGYNTDRFLFGGKMNFKTYAYDEKNNQTVENNNLYGLLYIGYRFAPPKVVKNTYDKIQKKIPVL; from the coding sequence TTGAATTTATTTAAAGCAGGATTATTAATCCTATTTTCTTTATTTGCCGCTCAGGTAAAAGCACAGTCAGATACCGCAAATACCAAGTCTTATGCAGACCAGGTGATGATTCGTGTCAATCTTGATACCAATATCGAGAGTTATGTTTTCTCGGAAGGAGAAGGTAAAAATGCCAATGAGACAATTCTTTCAATCAATAATAAAACCAAAACATCCTTTTCAGTCGATTATAGAATTATAAGTGCGACGGTATCATTTTCGCCCAGATTTTTAGAGGGAAATAATGATGATGAAATGAAAGGAAAAAGCTCTTATACCGATTTAAGCTTCAGATTTTTTCCGGGAAGATTTATCCAGAATGTTTATTATAAAAATGTAAGAGGTTTTTATGTAGAAAACATGAAAGATCTGTCCCCTGAATGGCAGGAAGGAAGAGATCCATACATTCAGTTTCCGGATTTAAGGGTTCAAACCTTTGGTGGGTCTACCTCCTATATTCTCAATAAAAATTTTTCAGCAAGAAGTATCTATACACAAGGAGAATGGCAGAAGAAAAGCAGTGGAAGCTGGGTGCCATTTCTTGATTATGACCTTACCATTTTCAGAAATACAATTGACGGGGTAAAAAGCAAAGAGACTCAATATAATATCGGCGGAAATATAGGGTATTTCTATAATTGGGTCATTGGAAAGAATGTCAATATTTCACCTTATCTGGCGCTCGGAGTTGGAGGGAAGTTTTCCAGTTACAGGGATATTCAGAACGAAGGAACGAAAGAAAATGCCCAGTATGCAACTATAAGAATGCAGGGAGGCCTTCATGTAGGGTACAATACAGACCGGTTTTTGTTCGGAGGTAAAATGAATTTTAAGACCTATGCCTATGATGAGAAAAATAACCAGACAGTAGAAAATAATAATCTCTATGGACTGTTATATATAGGGTATCGTTTTGCACCACCGAAAGTTGTAAAAAATACCTACGATAAAATCCAAAAAAAGATTCCGGTTTTATAA